The sequence below is a genomic window from Labrys wisconsinensis.
CGCGACACCAGCACCGGCCAGATCCTCTGGCGTGTCGACGGCGGCCCCTGGTGCTCTGACGGACTACATCCAACGCAGATAGCCCACACCGCCGCCGGGATCGCCCTGGCGGCGCTTATCTAGAGAAGTGCGGTAGGCCAAGAGCGACGAGCTCAAGCTGGCCGATCTCAATGGCCCTTGTGATCGCCGCGAAGGTATCCGGCATGCCCGCATCCCGAGCGGCCTCCATGGCCTGCGCGAGGAGACGCAGCGGCGTCTCTGCCGAATTGATGTCGAAAATAGGAATCCCGTCGTCGTCCATTGATCTGCCTCAGCCCCGCTGACGACGCTACCGCCACCGCTGGTCGAGTTCAACCAGTCACTTCCCGCCCGCCGGGCGGCTGGTCCGCCGTGCGGGGCGGCCGATATTCCTGGGCGTCTACGGGACCTGGGCCGGCGTTCTTCGAGGGCTTTAGCGGCGAGTGACGGCAACGCACCGGCGGCCTGGGCCCAGTTTGACGACCTACAACCATTGCCTGTTGGCCGATCGCGGCTAAACTGACCGCGGGTAGGCTGGGTTCAATGGGCTGGGAAATTTTAGCGTATGGTCACGAAGCGGAGACTTACGTCTCGGCCGACGCCTGTCATGCGTCCGCGAGACACGATGGTCGATTTCGCCCTGGACGGCGAGACGAAGAAGATGTCGGCCACCTTCTACAGGGGCGAGACGGTCAATTTCTACCCGCAGGACAGCAGCTTCGACCGCGATGACGCGGTGGTGACGTATCTCGCCAAAGGACTGATGCCGCCAGAGCCGATGATCGGCCCGGACACGGTGACGGTAGCCTTCGGCTCGTGCTTTGCGGCGCACATGTCGAACCACCTGAGCAATCTCGGCTTCAACGTCCCAACCAAAGGAGAGGCGCGCGCCTACATCTCGACGATGGGCGATGGCATCGTGAACACCTACGCGATCCGGCAGCAGTTCGAATGGGCTTGGCAGGGACGCGTGCCCGAGGTGCCGCTCTGGCACGGCTATGACGGGAAGGAGTTCGGCTATGACGAGGAGGTGCGAGAGCAGACCCGTCGCATCTTCGATTCGGCGGAGGTGTTCATCCTGACGCTGGGGCTCTCCGAGATCTGGTACGACGAGCCGACCGGCGAGGTGTTCTGGCGGGCGGTGCCGACCAACCGGATTGATCCATCGCGACACAAGTTCCGCAACACCAGTGTCGGCGAGAACGTCGCCAACCTGGAGGCCATCTACAGCCTCATCCGCCAGCACCAGCCGGATGCCACGATCGTTTTCTCGCTTTCGCCGGTCGGCCTGACGGCGACTTTCCGGGGCATCCCCGGCATCGTGGCGAACTCCGTCTCGAAGGCGACGCTGCGGGCCGCTCTTGACGAGTTCACGCGCCATCACGCGGGCGACCGCAACCTCTTCTATTTCCCCAGCTATGAGGTCGTGACCACCTGCTTCGAGCGCCCGTTCATCGACGATCGGAAGCACCCGCATTGGACAGCGGTCGACTTCAACCTGACGCTGTTCGAGCGCTATTTCTGCCAGACCGGCATGACGGATGCGGACCTCCTGACGGCGTGGCGGGCGGCTCGAGCCGAGGATCGGCGCCTCGCCCAGATGACCAGCGTCGAGGCGCAGGCCGCCTTCCAGCGGCAATCGGACGAGCGCTCCGAGGAGATGCGCCGCTTGCATGCGGAGGCCAAGGCAGTGGCTGAACAGAAGCGGGTTGAGTTGATGCAGCAGCGAGAAGCCGAACGCCAAGCCCGGCTCGACGCGCATAAGGAGCGCCTGGAAGCGCGCCGGCGGTCGGCCGGCACCGCCGGCTGATGGTCACAGCGGCGGCCTCACGGCTCGCCTGAAGAACAAGAAGAGCCTGTGCGGGGAATGGCTCCGCATCTCCTCGGGCAGGTAGTTGACCTCCTCGAACAGCGCGACGAACTCCGAAACCTTGAGGTCGTTTACCCAACCGCCGCGGCGGCGCTGCTGGATCTGGTCGGGTGCATTGTTCGTCGCGGCATAGCTGCACACGACATAGCGATAGGTCTTGATCAAGACCGCGATCAGCCGGCGCAGGTCGAGGACATATTCGAGCGAGCCGCTGAAGAAGCCGACGTCACCAGGTGGGAGTGGCGGGGGCGGCGAGGCGTTCAGATCGATGACGACCGTATCCGCCCCCCGTGGGGCGACGTCGACCGGCACGTAACGCAGGGTCGGCGGCAGCATGCTCCGCAGCGCCATGGTGCCGCAGCCGATGTCGACCACCGTCTTGATTTTGTCCGGCAGCATGGCGGCGAGCTTGCGCGTGCGCTCGTCCCATGCTGGCGCGAAGACCGCATTGCTGGACCAACGAGCGATGTCGGAGACGCCCTCCGCCTTCATCCGCTCGACGTAGCGCGCATAGATCTCGACCTCGTCCGGACTTAGCGGCTCCCCGGCCGCCAAGCGTGCCAGCGCCGTTTTCTCCTGCTCGTCCATCGCCCCTCCGTCCCAGCCGACCTCTAGCACGGCACAGCCTCTTCCCGCCCGCCGCGCGCGGGCTTTTTCATGCCCAACAGGAGCCCCTATGCCCCGCCACGTCACCGATGCCGTCCGCGCCAAGCTCGAGCAGTTCGAGGGGCTGCGGCTCGCCGCCTACCACGACGCCGTCGGCGTCCTCACTATCGGCTACGGCCACACCGGGTCCGACGTCCGGCCGGGCCTGACGATCGACAGGGCGCGTGCCGACCAGCTGCTGCGCCAGGACCTCGCCGCGGCCGAGGCGGCGGTCGGACGCCTAGTCAAAGTGCCGCTCACCGACAACCAGTTCGGAGCGCTCGTGTCCTTCGCCTTCAACGTCGGCGTCGGGGCGTTCCAGGGGTCGACGCTGCTCAGGAAGCTTAACGCCGGCAACTATGACGCCGTGCCCGGCGAGCTTGCGAAGTGGAACAAGGGCACGGTGAACGGCAAGAAGGTCGCGATCCCCGGCCTGACGAACCGCCGCGCGGCCGAAGCCGGCATCTGGGCGGCCGGGGCGCAGGTCTCGTCCAACTACGTCGCAGCCGTGCCGGCACCGGCCGGCAGCCTGCTCGCCAAGCCGGAGACGCTCGCCGGCGGCGTGTCCGTGGTCGGCGCCGTCGCCGGCGCGGCCGGAAATGGCGGGCCGATGGCCTGGGCTCTGGCGGCGGCCGTTGTGCTCGCCGTCGCGGTCGGCGCCTTCTACTTCGTCAAGCGGCTGCGGGAGAGCGCGTCGTGAGCGCCCTCCTCGGCCTTCTCAACGTCGTGCCGCTGCGGGCGTGGCTCGTCGCGGGCGGCATCGCCGCGGCCGCCCTGGCCGGCGGCTACGTCATCCACAGCGCCTACCAGCGCGGCCGGGCCGCCGGCGCCACAGTCATCGAGGAGACGAACCATGCGAACGAAAAACGAGCGGACCGGTCCGGCGATGTGGTGGAGCGCTGCTATGCTGGCGGCGGCCGCTGGGATCGCTTTGAGCGGGTGTGCCTCGGTGCCCGTCAATAAGCCCTGCGGTGTCGTCAACGACAGCTTGCTGGGCGTCGAAGCCACCACGCGCGACGGCGACCGCCGCCTCGCGCTCCACTACGAGCGCGGCCTGGCCGCCGGCTGCTGGCATCGTTGAGGAGTGTGGCCGATGCAGGAGTTCGAGCGGCGCCTGACGACCGTCGAGGTCAAGCTCAAGGATACGGTCGAAGACCTCGACGAGATCAAGGCCGACGTGCGCGCCATCCGCGATGCGGTCGTCGGCGCCCGCGGTGGCTGGAAGTTGCTCGTCGCGGGCCTCGGGCTTGCGACCGCCGTTGGCGCGGCGATCGGCAGCGTCCTGCCCTGGCTGCACATCAAGCCGTAGCCGACGACCTCCGCTCCGCGCCAACGAGCTCGGCATGTGCGACCCGGAGAGCCCTGGCGATCTCCTCCCGCGCCTCGCGCATGCCGGCTTCGTCGGCCAGGTCGAGAGCCTGCTCGAGCAACACGATGACCCGCACGCGGCGGCCGTGGTCGGGGTCTGGCGGCTGTTCCCGCTCGGTCGGCGGCGGATGTTGTATCGGCATGCGCCATCATCGCTCGTCCGAGGCTCAGCCGCACCGTGAACGAAGTGAGAACAAATGACTCGACTCGTCCCCTGGACTGGGTTTAGCCTCTCGGCATGCCGCCCATCTGAGCGAGAGGACCTGGGCCATGATGTACGACAAAAATGCGTTGGACCGATGCATCCAGATCGCCCTGCAGCACAGCGGCGGCGACCCGATGCGAGCCCTTGAGTCGGTCATGCTGCTCAACGTCAAGATGCAGGCCGAGCTCGACGACTGCCGGGAGGACATCACAGCGCTCCAGACGCTGTTGCAGGTCTACGGCACGGATCAGCCGTTGGCGCGGGTCAGCTAGTCAGCGGAGAAGCCTAGATGATGCTCAGCCCCGTGGAGCAGCGGCGGCGCGCCGAGGTGCGCGACGAGCTCGGAGAACAAGCCCAGAAGCTGGCGGATGCCTATGTCCAGTCCGCCGGCGGTGACGTTGACAAGGCCATGCTGCGCCTCGCCAAGGTTGCCACGTTGCTGACAGCCGAGATCGGTGCGTACCGCGAGGGCCGCATGACGCCTCAGCTCTCGCGCGTCTTCGAAGACCAGCGTCGCCAGGTCCGCTGATGGACCGGGAAGCCGCGCTGCTGGAGGCCAGTGTCCAGCAGACGATCGCCGATTGCGGCGGTGACCCGGTGGCGGCCGTCCGCGCGCTGATCGTCGCCAACACGCAGATATTGGCCGATTTCGAAAACCTTAAGGGCGAAATCGCACGCCTGACCTCAGCCGTTTCTCCAGGGTACATGCGCAGCAAATTCCGGCGGGGGGCGTCCGGTGGTAGCGGCCCGTGATGGTGTGCCTCAGACCGCGGCTGAGGCTGAAAGCTGGGGTTGGAAGTGGTTGCTTGTCAGGTGTCTGCCGTGCAATCGGAGTGTCTGTATCGGGCTCGACGACATCCAAGGGCAACGGCGGCTCACACCCCTCGCCGTGTTCGCGAAGAAGCTCTATTGCCAAAAGTGCAAATCGAAGGAGCTGGAGTTCGAACTCGGAACGCACGATTATCGGGCAGGCACGCCAACGGTGCACGAGCGTCCCATCATGTTCCGGGGCTACGAGACAGTCCGCCCGCCGCGAGGATAGCCATGTGCAACCTCTACAGCCTCACCACCACCCAAGCCGCGCTCCGGGCGCTGCGGAAGGCCATCCGGGACCAGCTCGGCAATCTGGACCGGATGCCGTCGATCTTCCCGGACGGCTTCGCTCCGGTGATCCGAAATACCCCGGACGGCGAGGAACTGATCCGGATGCGCTGGGGCTTCCCGCCGGTCGCCGGGCCGCTGGTCACCAACGTGCGCAATGTCAGTTCCGGCTATTGGCGCCCGTGGCTCAAACCGGCGCAGCGCTGCCTCGTGCCTGCCAACGCCTTCTGCGAATACGACGAGCAGAACAAGAAACGCCCGACCTGGTTCGCCTTGGACGAATCGCGCCCGACATTCTGCTTCGCGGGCATTTGGAGGCCCTGGAGCGGGGTCCGGGGAACGAAGGCCAATCCCGTTGAGGGCGAGCATCTGCTCTACTCGTTCCTGACGTGCGAGCCGAACGACATCGTGGCGCCCGTCCACCCGAAGGCCATGCCGGTCCTGCTCACGACCGAAGAAGAGCGCGAGACCTGGATGACGGCGCCTGCCGAGGAGGCCCTGCAGCTGCAGCGTCCGCTCTCAAATGATGCGCTGAAGATCGTCGCGACTGGGAAGCGCAGCGACGGCGACGTTCCAGATCTGCCGCCAGCCGCGCCGCCGCCAGCGCAGACGTCGCTGTTCTGAGCCGCCGGCGCTTCGGAGGTCTGCCGGGATGGCGGAGCGCGGAGGCTTTCCGGCGCATACGGCTGCTCCATCCCTGGATCGGGGTGACGGAACTGGGCTGGAAACGAGATCCGAACAACGTCAGCTAGTTGGGTGTGCTTCCCAAGCTGAATGTCGTGGGTTCGATTCCCATCGCCCGCTCCAGTTCCTCAGCAAGATCAGTGACTTGCTCGTCCGTGTCGGCCTTCACTTCTCCCGCGTCCTGAGATAGTCCTGCGCGATCGCTACCATCCGCTCGCGCCCGAAGCTCGGCTTGTGGCCGCCGTGCACGACGCGCACCGGCAGGCCGGCGAGGCGGCGCATGGTCCCGACATAGGCGGGGATGTCGGCGCCGGGGATGGTGTCGACCAGCACGCCGTCATAGATGGCGTCGCCCGCCAGCAGCGTGCCGTCGGCCGCATCCCACAGGCCGATGCTGCCCGGGGAATGGCCGGGCAGGTGCAGCACGGCGAAGCGCCGGCTGCCGAGGTCGACCGCGTCGCCCTCCTCGATGAGCCGCGTCGGCTCGATGCCGGGGCAGCGATAGGCGGCGACGTCGTAGCCCGGCTCGGGCACGGCGTCGACCAGCAGGCCGTCGACGTCGAACCCGGCCGCGGCGAGCTCGGCCCGGGTGGCGGGATCGAACTGGTCGAAGCCGAGGCCGGATGTGCGGCCGGGCCGGCGCAGGTCGTCCGCCTCGGCGGGATGGACGAGGATCGCCGCATCGGCGAAGGCGCCGTGGCCGCCGCGGTGATCGACATGGGCATGGGTGGTGACCAGGATCAGCGGCCGGTCGATCAGCGCCGCGAGCGCCGGGCGCAGCCGGCCGATGCCCATGCCGCTGTCGACGAGGAGATCGCGCTCCCCGCCCTTCACCAGGAAGCAGTTCGCCCGCACCAGGCGGTCGCAGTGCGGCTCGGTGATGCGGTAGACGCCCGGCTCGACCGCCTCGACGGTGAACCAGGGATCGGCGACGGGCAGCATGGCGGGCATGACGGCTCCTGGCGCTTAAGGATTCGCGCGCGTAGCCGCGGCCGATGGCAACGGCCGCGCGCTTCCCCGATCCCTACACGCCATTCCCCCACCGGCGCCAGGCGGGCTTGCGCGAAGCCGAGACCCTCGCGCCCCGCGGGCTGTCTTCCGATCGGCGATCGCGCGGGACGACACGGGCTCGCCATCGCGATGGAGATTTCGGGACCGCCCCCGGGGCCAGGCCGCAGCTTGAAAAGCAGGGGCAGCCCGGCGACAATCTCCCCGGCTGGCGGGCATCAGGATGGCGGAGAGGTCCCCATGCCCCGAGCGCTCGCGGCGTTCAGTGCGATAGTGCTGCTGCAATTGTCCGTTTCCGCCGCCACCGCGGAGACGTTCCACGTCCATGCCGCGCCGGGAGAAACCGTGGAGGTGTCGAACGAAGCGGCCTGGGACAAATCCTGCCAGGGCGCAGGCGCGCCGACTTACACGTTTACCGCCAAGCCCGCTCACGGGGCGATATCGACGCGGCCCCAGACCAAGGTGATCAAGACCTGCGAAGCCGGTCACTGCGCCTGCCTCGGCCACGAGGTCCTGGGCTCGGCGATCTACTACACGCCGGCTGCAGGCTTTCGCGGCTCGGATACGTTTTCCTTCACCAGCGCCTTTCCGAACGGCCGCGTCCTGCGGCACCAGGCTCTCGTGACGGTGAAATAGCGGGGCACGGCGCCGGGATCGCGCCGGCCGCGGGGGCTCCTCGGGAACGCCCGCGGCCGGGATGCCTCAGCCCATGGTGGGCATGACGAAGTCGGCGCCGGCGCGGATGCCGGTCGGCCAGCGGCTCGTGATGGTCTTGAGCTTGGTGTAGAAGCGCACGCCCTCGGGCCCGTGCATGTGGTGATCGCCGAAGAGCGAGGACTTCCAGCCGCCGAAGGAGTGGAAGGCCATCGGCACCGGGATCGGCACGTTGATGCCGACCATGCCGACCTGGATCTGATGGGCGAACTCGCGGGCGGCGTCGCCGTCGCGGGTGAAGATGGCGGTGCCGTTGCCGAACTCGTGCTCGTTGATCATGCGCGCGGCGGTCTCGTAGTCCGGCGCCCGGGCCACGGCCAGGACCGGCCCGAAGATCTCCTCCCGGTAGATCGCCATGTCGGTGGTGACGTGGTCGAACAGCGTGCCGCCGATGAAGTGGCCGTTCTCGTAGCCCTGCAGCGTCAGGCCGCGCCCGTCCACGACCAGCCTGGCCCCCTCGGCGACGCCACTGTCGATGTAGCCGCGCACCTTGTCGAGGTGCTGGCGGGTGACGAGCGGCCCCATCTCGGCCTCCGGATCCGTGCCCGGGCCGACCTTGAGGGCACGCACCTTCGGCTCCAGCCTGGCGACGAGCGCGTCGGCGGTCTTCTCGCCGATCGGCACCGCCACCGAGATCGCCATGCAGCGCTCGCCCGCCGAGCCGTAGGCCGCGCCCATCAGCGCGTCGACCGCCTGGTCGAGATCGGCGTCGGGCATGACGATCATGTGGTTCTTGGCCCCGCCCAGCGCCTGGCAGCGCTTCCCCGTGCGGGCCGCGGTCTCGTAGATATAGCGGGCGATCGGCGTGGAGCCGACGAAGCTCACCGCGGCGATGTCGGGGTGGTGGAGCAGCGCGTCGACCGCCGCCTTGTCGCCCTGCACCACGTTGAAGACGCCGTCGGGAAGGCCGGCCTCCTTCAGCCAGGCGGCGAGGAGGAGCGAGGCGGAAGGATCGCGCTCGGACGGCTTCAGGATGAAGCAGTTGCCGCAGGCGAGCGCCACCGGGAACATCCACATCGGCACCATGGCCGGGAAGTTGAACGGGGTGATGCCGGCGACGACGCCGAGCGGCTGGCGCAGGGAATGGCTGTCGACGCGGGTGCCGACATTCTCGGTCACCTCGCCCTTGAGCAGCTGCGGCGCGCCGGTGGCGAACTCGACCACCTCCATGCCGCGCTGGATCTCGCCGCGGGCGTCGGAGAGCACCTTGCCGTGCTCGGCGGTGATGACCGCGGCGAGCTCGTCCGTGCGCTCCTCCAGGATGCGCAGGAAGCGGTTGAGGATGCGGGCGCGGCGCAGGGGCGTGGTGGCGGCCCAGGCCGGCAGGGCCTTGCGGGCCACCGCGACCGCCTCGCCCACCTCGTCGGCGCCGGCGAGCCCGACCGTGCCGCTGACGGCCCCGGTGGCGGGGTCGAACACCG
It includes:
- a CDS encoding GSCFA domain-containing protein; this translates as MVDFALDGETKKMSATFYRGETVNFYPQDSSFDRDDAVVTYLAKGLMPPEPMIGPDTVTVAFGSCFAAHMSNHLSNLGFNVPTKGEARAYISTMGDGIVNTYAIRQQFEWAWQGRVPEVPLWHGYDGKEFGYDEEVREQTRRIFDSAEVFILTLGLSEIWYDEPTGEVFWRAVPTNRIDPSRHKFRNTSVGENVANLEAIYSLIRQHQPDATIVFSLSPVGLTATFRGIPGIVANSVSKATLRAALDEFTRHHAGDRNLFYFPSYEVVTTCFERPFIDDRKHPHWTAVDFNLTLFERYFCQTGMTDADLLTAWRAARAEDRRLAQMTSVEAQAAFQRQSDERSEEMRRLHAEAKAVAEQKRVELMQQREAERQARLDAHKERLEARRRSAGTAG
- a CDS encoding lysozyme codes for the protein MPRHVTDAVRAKLEQFEGLRLAAYHDAVGVLTIGYGHTGSDVRPGLTIDRARADQLLRQDLAAAEAAVGRLVKVPLTDNQFGALVSFAFNVGVGAFQGSTLLRKLNAGNYDAVPGELAKWNKGTVNGKKVAIPGLTNRRAAEAGIWAAGAQVSSNYVAAVPAPAGSLLAKPETLAGGVSVVGAVAGAAGNGGPMAWALAAAVVLAVAVGAFYFVKRLRESAS
- a CDS encoding SOS response-associated peptidase gives rise to the protein MCNLYSLTTTQAALRALRKAIRDQLGNLDRMPSIFPDGFAPVIRNTPDGEELIRMRWGFPPVAGPLVTNVRNVSSGYWRPWLKPAQRCLVPANAFCEYDEQNKKRPTWFALDESRPTFCFAGIWRPWSGVRGTKANPVEGEHLLYSFLTCEPNDIVAPVHPKAMPVLLTTEEERETWMTAPAEEALQLQRPLSNDALKIVATGKRSDGDVPDLPPAAPPPAQTSLF
- a CDS encoding MBL fold metallo-hydrolase → MPAMLPVADPWFTVEAVEPGVYRITEPHCDRLVRANCFLVKGGERDLLVDSGMGIGRLRPALAALIDRPLILVTTHAHVDHRGGHGAFADAAILVHPAEADDLRRPGRTSGLGFDQFDPATRAELAAAGFDVDGLLVDAVPEPGYDVAAYRCPGIEPTRLIEEGDAVDLGSRRFAVLHLPGHSPGSIGLWDAADGTLLAGDAIYDGVLVDTIPGADIPAYVGTMRRLAGLPVRVVHGGHKPSFGRERMVAIAQDYLRTREK
- a CDS encoding CoA-acylating methylmalonate-semialdehyde dehydrogenase, coding for MPIEITHHIGGRAVAGRSGRTASVFDPATGAVSGTVGLAGADEVGEAVAVARKALPAWAATTPLRRARILNRFLRILEERTDELAAVITAEHGKVLSDARGEIQRGMEVVEFATGAPQLLKGEVTENVGTRVDSHSLRQPLGVVAGITPFNFPAMVPMWMFPVALACGNCFILKPSERDPSASLLLAAWLKEAGLPDGVFNVVQGDKAAVDALLHHPDIAAVSFVGSTPIARYIYETAARTGKRCQALGGAKNHMIVMPDADLDQAVDALMGAAYGSAGERCMAISVAVPIGEKTADALVARLEPKVRALKVGPGTDPEAEMGPLVTRQHLDKVRGYIDSGVAEGARLVVDGRGLTLQGYENGHFIGGTLFDHVTTDMAIYREEIFGPVLAVARAPDYETAARMINEHEFGNGTAIFTRDGDAAREFAHQIQVGMVGINVPIPVPMAFHSFGGWKSSLFGDHHMHGPEGVRFYTKLKTITSRWPTGIRAGADFVMPTMG